In the Flavobacterium acetivorans genome, one interval contains:
- a CDS encoding SRPBCC family protein produces MNLESPKVNVGKSAQELFELLTDVKNFERLMPENIAKFEVIGDDAFIFGLKGMPEIKLKMKEKVAPNKVVLGAASDKLPFTLVANIDSVSENSSAVKLDFEGDFNPMMAMMIKGPIGKFIETLATNMTKL; encoded by the coding sequence ATGAATTTAGAAAGTCCTAAAGTTAATGTAGGTAAATCGGCTCAAGAATTATTTGAGCTGTTAACTGACGTCAAAAATTTCGAAAGATTGATGCCTGAAAACATTGCCAAGTTTGAAGTCATTGGAGATGATGCTTTTATTTTTGGATTAAAAGGCATGCCAGAAATAAAACTAAAGATGAAAGAAAAAGTAGCTCCAAACAAAGTGGTTCTGGGCGCTGCAAGCGACAAGCTTCCGTTTACCTTAGTGGCTAACATAGATTCAGTATCCGAGAATTCAAGCGCTGTGAAACTTGATTTTGAAGGTGATTTCAATCCTATGATGGCCATGATGATCAAAGGACCTATTGGAAAGTTTATCGAAACTTTGGCTACCAACATGACAAAATTGTAG
- the pyrE gene encoding orotate phosphoribosyltransferase: protein MIFNKDTAEKTAELLLQINAIKLNPGNPFTWASGWKSPIYCDNRLILSFPAIRNYVRDEFSKNIEKQFGKPDVIAGVATGAIGIGMLVAESMGLPFVYVRPEAKKHGRQNQVEGFLQKGQNVVVVEDLISTGNSSLMAVEALRAAGANIKGMAAIFTYGFDVAEQNFKNAKLDLYTLSNYQNLLNLAVAKSYITEKEEQTLREWSVTPSTWDVI from the coding sequence ATGATTTTTAATAAAGATACAGCCGAAAAAACAGCCGAATTGCTTTTACAAATAAATGCAATTAAATTGAATCCAGGAAATCCTTTTACATGGGCTTCCGGATGGAAATCACCTATTTATTGTGACAATAGGTTAATCCTTTCATTTCCAGCCATAAGAAATTATGTGCGTGATGAATTTTCTAAAAACATTGAAAAACAATTTGGCAAGCCAGATGTTATTGCTGGTGTAGCAACCGGAGCAATAGGAATTGGTATGCTGGTTGCCGAGAGCATGGGGCTTCCTTTTGTATATGTTCGCCCAGAAGCCAAAAAACACGGTCGACAAAACCAAGTAGAAGGCTTTCTTCAAAAAGGACAGAATGTTGTTGTTGTTGAAGATTTAATTAGTACCGGAAACAGCAGCCTGATGGCCGTTGAGGCTTTGCGTGCCGCCGGAGCCAACATAAAAGGGATGGCCGCCATATTTACTTATGGATTTGATGTTGCCGAACAAAACTTTAAGAACGCTAAACTGGATTTATACACTTTGAGCAATTATCAAAATTTACTAAATTTAGCTGTTGCCAAAAGTTATATTACTGAAAAAGAAGAACAAACATTAAGAGAATGGAGCGTTACTCCTTCTACTTGGGACGTAATTTAG
- a CDS encoding NUDIX hydrolase, producing MYKVFVNDKPLFLTNKISKETDFQLFLLESVDIVQLIIKIFQNKIQKAYLYHPDEKEILKTLKTKIPVCKAGGGYVYNKKGEVLFIFRNGKWDLPKGGIEKGEDIEDTAMREVEEETGVNGLRVTKKLQKTYHVFKRNGKYKLKITHWFEMQSNFEGIPQGQLEEGIEKVAWLKPEEIPSALKNSYENIKLLFEEEKLPK from the coding sequence ATGTATAAAGTTTTTGTGAACGACAAACCACTTTTTTTGACAAATAAAATATCAAAAGAAACCGATTTTCAATTGTTTTTATTAGAAAGCGTTGATATAGTTCAGCTTATAATTAAAATTTTTCAAAATAAAATTCAAAAAGCCTATCTCTATCATCCCGATGAAAAAGAAATTTTAAAGACTTTAAAGACAAAAATTCCCGTATGCAAGGCAGGAGGTGGCTATGTTTATAATAAAAAGGGAGAGGTTTTATTCATTTTTAGAAACGGAAAATGGGATTTACCCAAAGGCGGAATAGAAAAAGGGGAAGACATCGAAGATACCGCGATGCGTGAGGTAGAAGAGGAAACAGGAGTCAATGGATTAAGAGTTACCAAAAAATTACAAAAAACATATCATGTTTTTAAGCGCAATGGTAAATACAAATTAAAAATTACCCATTGGTTCGAAATGCAATCTAATTTTGAAGGTATACCGCAAGGTCAATTAGAAGAAGGAATCGAAAAAGTAGCTTGGTTGAAACCAGAAGAAATTCCCAGTGCATTGAAAAATTCTTATGAAAATATCAAATTATTGTTTGAAGAAGAAAAACTCCCGAAATAG
- a CDS encoding M14 family metallopeptidase, giving the protein MRFLTFSFLLFSMTIIAQKNNKYATFFEKGNGNQTATYQETIAYYSLLAKDFPSIKMEKKGTNDSGEPLHIITFNPEKNFNFEEIQKNKAILLINNGIHAGEPDGIDATMQLFRDLALGKIKTPKNTVLVTIPVYNIGGALNRNSTSRANQDGPEIYRFRGNGRNYDLNRDFIKSDTRNMRSFTEIFHQLNPDVFIDNHVSNGADYQYKLTYIMTQQNKLGTVLGDYMSTEMMPSLVLNLQQKNIETTPYVNAFSETPDNGFAQFFDSPRYSTGYTSLFNTIGFVVETHMLKKYADRVKVTYEYMSTTLDFMDRNYQKIKQMRLKNEEQYAPKKSYTIKWGIDTTKVSSFSFLGFEARHKKSEATTGNRLYYDRNKPYKKDIPYLKEFKSLKEIQIPEAYIIPKAFWNVIDILKNNNIAYTQLEKDSLIEVESYRIVDFKTANSAYEGHYLHRETQIASEKKKLAFAKGDYVFSTKQKGVKFLLETLEPEGIDSFFNWNFFDTMLQQKEGYSDYIFEDTAAQILKDNPKLKTELEQKKTSDATFAKNPEAQLDWIYKHSVYYEKAHLQYPVYRILN; this is encoded by the coding sequence ATGAGATTCCTTACTTTTAGTTTCCTGCTGTTTTCAATGACTATTATTGCTCAAAAAAACAACAAATACGCCACTTTTTTCGAAAAAGGAAATGGAAACCAAACCGCAACTTATCAGGAAACCATTGCTTATTATTCTTTGCTGGCCAAAGATTTTCCTTCGATAAAAATGGAGAAAAAAGGAACAAATGACAGCGGAGAACCCTTACACATTATCACTTTCAACCCCGAAAAGAATTTTAATTTTGAAGAAATTCAAAAAAATAAAGCCATCCTTCTAATCAATAATGGCATACATGCCGGAGAGCCGGACGGAATCGACGCCACCATGCAATTGTTTCGCGACTTGGCTCTAGGCAAAATTAAAACTCCTAAAAACACCGTTTTAGTAACTATTCCGGTATATAATATTGGAGGCGCCTTAAACAGAAATTCAACTTCAAGAGCCAATCAGGACGGACCGGAAATCTATAGATTTAGAGGCAACGGACGAAATTATGATTTGAACCGGGATTTCATCAAATCGGACACCCGAAATATGAGAAGCTTCACAGAAATATTTCACCAGTTGAATCCTGATGTTTTTATTGACAATCATGTAAGCAATGGCGCCGATTACCAATACAAATTGACCTATATCATGACCCAACAAAATAAATTAGGCACCGTTTTAGGCGATTATATGAGTACCGAAATGATGCCATCGCTGGTTCTTAATTTACAACAAAAAAACATAGAAACCACTCCATACGTAAATGCTTTTAGCGAAACTCCTGATAATGGTTTTGCACAGTTTTTTGACAGTCCGCGCTATTCTACGGGCTACACTTCCCTATTCAATACGATAGGTTTTGTCGTGGAAACTCACATGCTAAAAAAATATGCCGATCGCGTAAAAGTAACCTACGAATACATGAGCACAACACTTGATTTTATGGATCGCAATTATCAAAAAATCAAACAAATGCGTTTGAAAAACGAAGAACAATATGCTCCAAAAAAATCCTATACTATCAAATGGGGAATTGACACGACCAAAGTGAGTTCATTTTCGTTCTTAGGTTTTGAAGCCCGACATAAAAAAAGTGAGGCCACCACAGGAAACAGACTCTATTACGACAGAAACAAACCCTACAAAAAAGACATTCCTTATTTAAAGGAATTCAAATCGCTAAAAGAAATTCAAATTCCCGAAGCTTATATTATTCCAAAGGCATTTTGGAATGTTATCGACATACTAAAAAACAATAACATCGCTTATACTCAGCTAGAAAAAGACAGTCTTATTGAAGTAGAGAGCTATCGAATTGTGGATTTCAAAACGGCGAATTCCGCTTATGAAGGACATTATTTGCATCGAGAAACTCAAATTGCCTCTGAAAAGAAAAAACTGGCTTTCGCCAAAGGGGATTATGTTTTTTCAACCAAACAAAAAGGCGTGAAATTTTTATTGGAAACATTAGAACCGGAAGGAATTGACTCTTTCTTTAATTGGAATTTTTTTGACACCATGCTCCAACAAAAAGAAGGCTACTCCGATTATATTTTTGAGGACACGGCCGCCCAAATTTTAAAAGACAACCCGAAACTCAAAACAGAATTAGAACAGAAAAAAACATCCGATGCTACTTTTGCCAAAAATCCCGAAGCACAACTGGACTGGATTTACAAACATTCTGTCTATTATGAAAAAGCACATTTACAATATCCGGTTTACCGCATTTTAAACTAA
- a CDS encoding DEAD/DEAH box helicase codes for MNKKHHSNNILLNLGIESLNEMQEVAQDAILNDNNVLLLSPTGSGKTLAFLLPVLEMLQPEIQSVQCLILVPSRELGLQIEQVWKKMGTDYKVNVCYGGHSIDTEIKNLSNPPAVLIGTPGRIADHIDRGTFRLDKIQTLILDEFDKSLQLGFHEQMSFIIGKLTKLNKRVLVSATSDIEIPKYTRVVNPTVLDFIPEQQEETNLSTKMVVSKEKDKMGSLFNLICSLKSESAIVFCNHRDAAERISDILNEKGIYATYYHGGMDQEERERALIQFRNGSMSYLITTDLAARGLDIPEMNHVIHYHLPLKEDEFTHRNGRTARMTASGTAYIIAHESEKKLDYIDYGMEVFNVENAISLPKPPQFQTIYISGGKKNKLNKIDIVGFFSQKGKLEKGDLGLIEVKDFISFAAVKFNKVKDLLHNVRDEKMKGKKFKIEVARKVIKKEEE; via the coding sequence ATGAATAAGAAACACCATTCCAATAATATACTTTTGAATTTAGGCATCGAAAGCCTAAACGAAATGCAAGAAGTGGCCCAAGATGCTATTTTAAATGATAATAATGTTTTATTGCTTTCCCCAACGGGTTCAGGTAAAACTTTGGCTTTTTTACTGCCTGTTTTAGAAATGTTACAACCGGAAATCCAGTCGGTTCAATGTTTAATTTTGGTTCCTTCAAGGGAATTGGGATTGCAGATTGAACAGGTTTGGAAAAAAATGGGGACAGATTACAAAGTAAACGTCTGCTATGGCGGTCATTCGATCGATACCGAAATCAAGAATTTGAGCAATCCACCAGCCGTTTTAATAGGAACTCCGGGAAGAATTGCAGACCATATTGATAGAGGAACTTTTCGTTTGGACAAAATTCAAACCTTAATTTTAGATGAATTTGACAAATCTTTGCAATTGGGTTTTCATGAGCAAATGTCTTTTATCATTGGAAAATTAACCAAGTTGAACAAACGTGTTTTGGTTTCGGCGACTTCCGATATTGAAATTCCAAAATATACAAGAGTGGTGAATCCAACTGTTTTGGATTTTATTCCGGAACAGCAAGAAGAAACGAATCTTTCGACGAAAATGGTCGTTTCGAAAGAAAAAGACAAGATGGGAAGCCTGTTTAATTTGATATGCTCTCTGAAATCAGAATCGGCTATTGTTTTTTGCAATCATCGTGATGCCGCCGAACGTATCAGCGACATTTTGAACGAAAAAGGAATTTATGCGACCTATTATCATGGCGGCATGGATCAGGAAGAGCGCGAACGCGCTTTGATCCAATTTCGTAACGGAAGCATGAGCTATTTGATTACCACCGATTTAGCAGCCCGTGGATTGGATATTCCTGAAATGAACCACGTTATCCATTATCATTTGCCATTAAAGGAAGATGAATTTACTCATAGAAACGGACGTACGGCTCGTATGACGGCTTCGGGAACGGCTTATATCATTGCTCACGAGAGCGAGAAAAAGTTAGATTATATTGATTATGGGATGGAGGTTTTCAATGTGGAAAACGCCATTTCATTGCCAAAACCACCACAATTTCAAACAATTTACATCAGTGGTGGAAAGAAAAATAAATTGAATAAAATTGATATCGTAGGTTTCTTTTCCCAAAAAGGGAAACTGGAAAAAGGCGATTTGGGATTAATTGAAGTGAAAGATTTTATTTCCTTTGCCGCCGTAAAATTCAATAAAGTGAAAGACTTGCTTCACAATGTAAGGGACGAAAAAATGAAAGGCAAAAAGTTTAAAATAGAAGTTGCTCGAAAAGTGATTAAAAAGGAAGAGGAGTAA
- a CDS encoding PhnA domain-containing protein, with translation MSIDRELNKRSGAKCELCGATENLKVYQVLPTQKGGIDEAIMACSTCIDQIENPGHEDLNHWRCLNDSMWSEHTAVQVVSWRMLSRLRAAGWPQELIDQMYFDEDTLAWAQATGEGEDDENKIIHRDSNGVILEHGDSVVLIKDLKVKGSSMVAKQGTAVRNIRLDHENAEYIEGKVDGQTIVIITQYVKKL, from the coding sequence ATGAGTATCGATAGAGAATTAAACAAGCGCAGTGGAGCAAAATGTGAATTATGTGGCGCTACCGAGAACCTAAAAGTGTATCAAGTTTTACCTACACAAAAAGGCGGAATTGACGAAGCAATAATGGCTTGTAGTACCTGTATAGACCAAATTGAAAATCCGGGTCACGAAGATCTAAACCATTGGAGATGTTTAAATGACAGTATGTGGAGCGAACATACGGCAGTGCAAGTAGTTTCTTGGAGAATGTTAAGCCGTTTGCGTGCTGCAGGTTGGCCTCAAGAATTAATTGATCAAATGTATTTTGACGAAGACACCTTGGCATGGGCTCAGGCAACTGGTGAAGGCGAAGACGACGAAAATAAAATCATTCACAGAGACAGTAACGGCGTAATCCTAGAACATGGAGATTCAGTTGTTTTAATCAAAGACCTGAAAGTAAAAGGATCGAGCATGGTGGCCAAACAGGGAACTGCAGTGCGTAACATCCGTTTAGACCATGAAAATGCCGAATATATAGAAGGAAAAGTTGACGGACAAACTATTGTAATTATTACACAATACGTTAAGAAATTATAA
- the coaD gene encoding pantetheine-phosphate adenylyltransferase codes for MRKAIFPGSFDPITLGHEDIIKRGVSLFDEIVIAIGVNAEKKYMFPLEERKRFIEETFKNEPKVSVITYEGLTIDLCHKMKADFILRGLRNPADFEFEKAIAHTNRHLSKIETVFLLTAARTSYISSSIVRDVIRNGGEYEMLVPKAVRIK; via the coding sequence ATGAGAAAAGCCATATTTCCCGGATCTTTTGATCCCATTACCTTAGGTCATGAAGACATCATCAAAAGAGGCGTTTCTCTATTTGATGAAATTGTAATTGCCATTGGTGTCAATGCCGAAAAAAAGTACATGTTTCCTCTCGAAGAGCGAAAAAGATTCATCGAAGAAACTTTCAAGAACGAACCTAAAGTGAGCGTAATTACTTATGAAGGTTTGACGATCGACTTATGTCACAAAATGAAAGCCGATTTCATTTTGCGTGGTTTGCGTAATCCCGCCGACTTTGAATTCGAAAAAGCCATCGCACACACCAACAGGCATTTATCTAAAATAGAAACCGTATTCTTGTTAACCGCAGCAAGAACCTCATACATCAGTTCGAGTATTGTAAGAGACGTAATCCGAAATGGCGGAGAATATGAAATGCTAGTTCCTAAAGCGGTGAGAATTAAATAG
- a CDS encoding D-alanine--D-alanine ligase, with amino-acid sequence MKNIAIIMGGYSSEYKISLISGNVVYQYLDKTKYNGFRIHIFKEKWVYVDDADAEFPIDKNDFSVMVNGNKISFDCVFNAIHGTPGEDGLMQAYFQLLEIPQTSCDYYQSALTFNKRDFLSVLKPYGIKSATSYYLNKGDEINADEIIKKVGLPCFVKPNKAGSSFGISKVKTASELPIAIEVAYKEDNEIIIESFLDGTEVTVGVINYKGKITVLPITEIVSDNDFFDYEAKYQGKSQEITPARISDEMTQKVGAIAKRAYELLKMKGFSRTEFIIVNDEPYMLEMNTIPGLTSESLIPQQAAAAGITLEDLFTNAIELALA; translated from the coding sequence ATGAAAAACATTGCCATTATCATGGGCGGCTATTCCAGCGAATATAAAATATCTCTTATTAGCGGAAACGTAGTATATCAATATTTGGACAAAACAAAATACAACGGCTTTCGCATTCATATTTTCAAAGAAAAATGGGTTTATGTAGACGATGCGGATGCTGAGTTTCCCATTGACAAAAATGATTTTTCGGTAATGGTAAACGGCAACAAAATTAGTTTCGACTGTGTTTTCAACGCCATTCACGGAACTCCGGGCGAAGACGGACTCATGCAAGCCTATTTCCAATTATTGGAAATCCCACAAACCTCCTGCGATTATTACCAATCGGCACTGACTTTCAATAAAAGAGACTTTCTTTCGGTTTTAAAACCTTATGGCATCAAAAGCGCTACTTCTTATTATTTAAACAAAGGCGATGAAATCAATGCTGACGAAATCATTAAAAAAGTAGGATTGCCTTGCTTTGTAAAACCCAATAAGGCGGGTTCCAGCTTTGGAATTTCAAAAGTAAAAACTGCATCCGAATTGCCTATTGCCATCGAAGTCGCTTACAAAGAAGACAACGAAATCATCATAGAAAGTTTCCTAGACGGTACCGAAGTGACCGTGGGAGTCATTAATTACAAAGGAAAAATTACTGTCTTACCCATCACCGAAATCGTTTCGGACAATGATTTTTTTGATTATGAAGCCAAATACCAAGGAAAATCACAGGAAATAACGCCTGCGAGAATTTCTGACGAAATGACCCAAAAAGTAGGCGCTATCGCCAAACGTGCTTATGAGTTACTAAAAATGAAAGGCTTCTCCAGAACTGAATTCATCATCGTAAATGACGAACCATACATGCTGGAGATGAACACCATTCCGGGATTAACCTCCGAAAGTTTGATTCCGCAACAAGCTGCCGCAGCAGGCATTACATTGGAAGATTTATTCACTAATGCTATTGAACTTGCCTTGGCATAA
- a CDS encoding PASTA domain-containing protein, which produces MSLRNYLTSRVFLLQVFLAVLIIAVLGYLFMHWLTFTTDHGNEISVPNLSKLTEEQVEEKLDALDLSYVLLDSVDYRNDYPKYSVVQQDPLPGAKVKVGRKVYIKINSSGFSSVKVPDLIEKTYREAGPTLRALGLEEGTITYIPNLGKDMVLEMRFKGRNIKPGDKVLKSSKIDLVLGDGKASYEEELPTDSIANPTQELPNEQ; this is translated from the coding sequence ATGAGTTTACGTAATTATCTTACTAGCCGTGTGTTTCTGTTGCAAGTATTTCTTGCCGTTTTGATTATTGCCGTATTGGGATACCTTTTTATGCATTGGTTAACTTTTACGACGGATCATGGGAATGAGATTTCAGTCCCTAATTTGAGTAAGCTGACTGAGGAACAAGTAGAAGAAAAATTAGATGCTTTAGATCTTTCTTATGTGCTGTTAGATAGTGTGGATTATAGAAATGATTATCCTAAATATTCTGTTGTACAGCAGGATCCTTTGCCGGGAGCGAAAGTGAAAGTAGGAAGAAAAGTCTATATAAAAATTAACAGTTCCGGATTTTCATCGGTGAAAGTGCCTGATTTAATTGAGAAAACCTACCGTGAAGCTGGCCCAACACTTAGAGCTTTGGGACTGGAAGAAGGCACGATTACTTATATTCCTAATCTGGGAAAAGATATGGTTCTGGAAATGCGTTTCAAAGGAAGAAACATAAAACCTGGAGATAAAGTTTTGAAATCTTCTAAGATCGATTTGGTTTTAGGCGACGGAAAAGCGAGTTATGAAGAGGAATTACCAACGGATAGCATTGCAAATCCAACACAAGAATTACCAAATGAACAATAA
- a CDS encoding RluA family pseudouridine synthase, protein MNNNVESIDLEEEELYEHFKFEVPKGQAPLRIDKYLMGLIQNATRNKIQNAATEGNIFVNDAIVKSNYKVKAFDVVRVMLTHPPYENHIIPEDIPLDIVYEDDALLLINKQPGMVVHPGHGNYTGTLVHALAHHFDNLPMNSSERPGLVHRIDKDTSGLLVIAKTEAAMTHLAKQFEAKTSEREYIALVWGNVAEEQGTIEGNLARHLKDRMQMAVFADPEIGKPAVTHYKVLERFGYVTLISCQLETGRTHQIRAHMKHIGHPLFNDERYGGHLILKGTTFTKYKQFIDNCFKALPRQALHAKTLGFVHPTTGEMMRFDTELPQDFKDCIEKWRGYSKSHSTEEEE, encoded by the coding sequence ATGAACAATAATGTAGAGTCGATTGACTTAGAAGAAGAAGAATTATACGAACATTTTAAATTTGAGGTTCCTAAAGGGCAAGCGCCTTTGCGAATTGACAAATATTTGATGGGCTTGATTCAAAATGCAACCCGAAATAAAATTCAAAATGCCGCTACCGAAGGAAATATTTTTGTAAACGACGCCATTGTAAAGTCGAATTACAAAGTAAAAGCTTTTGACGTAGTACGTGTGATGCTCACGCATCCGCCTTATGAAAATCATATTATACCGGAGGATATTCCGTTGGATATTGTTTATGAAGACGATGCTTTGTTGTTGATCAATAAACAGCCCGGAATGGTGGTACATCCCGGCCACGGGAATTACACAGGGACTTTAGTTCATGCTTTGGCACATCATTTTGATAATTTGCCAATGAACAGCAGCGAGCGTCCCGGATTGGTTCATAGAATTGACAAAGACACTTCGGGTTTATTGGTGATTGCCAAAACCGAAGCAGCAATGACGCATCTTGCCAAACAATTTGAAGCCAAAACTTCCGAAAGGGAATATATCGCTTTGGTTTGGGGTAATGTAGCCGAAGAGCAAGGAACCATCGAAGGCAACTTGGCACGTCACCTGAAAGACCGCATGCAAATGGCTGTTTTTGCCGATCCCGAAATAGGAAAACCGGCCGTGACCCATTATAAAGTTTTGGAGCGTTTTGGTTATGTAACTTTGATTTCCTGCCAACTGGAAACGGGTAGAACCCACCAAATTCGTGCGCACATGAAACACATAGGACATCCGTTGTTTAACGACGAGCGTTATGGTGGTCATTTGATTCTGAAAGGAACTACTTTTACCAAATACAAACAGTTTATAGACAATTGTTTTAAAGCTTTGCCAAGACAAGCTTTGCACGCCAAAACATTAGGATTTGTGCATCCTACGACTGGCGAAATGATGCGTTTTGACACGGAACTGCCTCAGGATTTCAAAGATTGTATTGAGAAATGGAGAGGATATTCTAAATCGCATTCGACGGAAGAAGAGGAGTAA